From the Halobacterium zhouii genome, the window CGGGCGCGGCAGCGACGCCGCCGTCGCCGCCCGCCGCGTACTACGGCGATGTCACGGTGAACGGCGAATCGGCGCCCGCGGGCGTCACCGTCGAGGCGGTCGTCGACGGCGAGGTTCGTGCGTCGCTGACGACGTCCGAGGGCGGCGCGCTCGGCGGCGCCGGAGCGTTCGACGAGAAACTCGTCGTCGAGGGTACTGCAGGCGAGAACGTGACGTTCCGTGTCGGCGACCATGCGGTGAAGACCGTCGCGTGGGAGTCCGGCGCGCACGAACAGGTCTCCCTCTCGGTGACGGACGGCGCCGCGCCGACGCCGGCGGTGAGCGCACCCGACAGCGTTCCCGCCGGCACGACGGTCCGCTTCGACGCCACGGGGTCGACCGACGACGTCGGCGTCGTGGACTACGAGTGGACGCTGCCGGACGGCACGACGGTTGCGGGAACGACCGCCGACGTGACCTTCGAGCAGGCCGGCGAATACACGGTCTCCATCGCGGTGACGGACGCCGCGGGGAACACCGAGACGACGGCGGCGTCTATCACGGTCACGGACGCCGGGAACGGCGGCTCGAACGCCGGTGACTCGGACCCCGGTGGGTCCGACGACTCGTCGCCAGCAGACGATACCAGTGAGCACGCGCCCGACGTGGTCGTCGGCGAGAACGCGGTGAACGTCGCGTTCACCGAACTGCCCGCGGACACGCCAGCGACGGCGGTGTTCGCGAACACGGCCGCGACGAGCGCGAACGGCGTCTCGCTGAACGAACTGACGCTGTCGACGACCCGCGAGACGAACGTCACGCTCGACGTGAGCGCGAGCGAGTCGGTTCCGGCGGGAACGCCGGCCGTCGGGTCGGGCTCCCTGCTCTACCTGAACGTCTCGGAGTCCGTTTCGGAGGACGCGCTCGGCGAGGTCACGTTCGGCTTCACGGTGAGCGAGAAACGCCTCGCCGCCGCGAACGCCGACCCGAGTGAGGTGTCGCTGTGGCGCTACCACGACGGCGAGTGGGCGCAACTCGACACGCAGGTCGCGGGACAGACCGGAGACGCCTACCGGTTCAACGCGACGTCGCCCGGGCTCTCGGTGTTCGCGGTGCGCGCCGCCTCCGCCGACGTGTCCGTCGAGAGCGCGGACCTCGGCGACTCCTCGGTGACCGTCGGCGACAGCGTGGCGGTGTCCGCCACGCTCGTCAACGACGGCGCCGCGAACGGGAGCGCCACCGTGCCGTTCGTCGTGGACGGGGAGACCATCACTGAACGAACGGTCATGGTGCCCGCGAACGGCGAGCGCACCGTCTCGGTCACGTACACGCCCGGGAGCGAGGGCACGTACGACGTACGCGTCGGCAATGTCTCCGCGGGGACGCTCGACGTCACCGCGGCGGGGACGACCGACGCGCCGGACGACCAGTCGACCACGGCGGCACCGGACAACCAGGACCAACCCGACGGGCCACCGACCGGCCCGACTAGGGAGCCGAGTGGCTTCTCGGCGACGAGCGTCGCGGCGGTTGGTCTCATCGTCGCGGCGGTGCTCGGGCTGTTCCTGCTCGCCCGTCGGCGGGCCTGACTGCCGCCGCGGGGTGAGCCATAACCCGGCTCTCGCCACTGCTCTTCTCGCCACTGACTTTCTCGCCACTGACTTTCTCGCCACTGACTTTCTCGCCACTGACTTTCTCGCCACTGACTTTCTCGCCACTGACTTTCTCGCCACTGACTTTCTCGCCACTGACTTTCTCGCCACCTCTTTCTACGCGGGTCGTGAACCCGAGCGCATGGCGACCGGCGTGGAACGAGAATCGCGGCTCCGTGCGGCGCTCGCGGCCGCCGGCAGGCCGGCTGACGCCGCCGCGCTTGCGGTCGTTCCCGCGCTGTTACTCGCCGCGTTCGCGCTCCCCGAGGCGACCCGGGTCGGCCTCGTGCTCGACTACGAGTCGCCGACCATCGCTTCGATGTACGCCTCGCACTTCGTTCACTTCTCGGTCGCGCATCTCGCCACGAATCTCGCGGTGTACGCGCTCGCGGCGGTGCCTGCGTACTGCTACTGCGTGCTCGCCGGCCGACGAAACGACTTCTTCGCGGCGTTCGTCGTCGTCCTGACGGCGTTCCCGTTCGCGCTCTCCGCGCTGAACGTCGCGCTCGTCCGGCCCCGCGTCGGCTACGGCTTCTCCGGGCTGGCGATAGCGTTCGTCGGCTTCCTCCCGGTCGCGCTCGCGTTGTACGCCGGCGAGCGCGTCGCGCCGGCGGTGACACTCGACCACGCGCCGCTGCTGTTCTTCGTCGGGGTTGGCGTCACCACCGCGCTCGTCGCGACCGCGGGCTCACCGTCCGCGCTCACGCTCACGGCGCTCACCGCGTCCGCCGCGGGGGTCGCACTCTACGGCGCGTCACTGTGGCGCGCGCTCGGCGCGAGTGGTTTCCGGCGCGCCGCCGCCAGCGTCGGCGACGCGGAGTTCGCGGCGGTCGGCGTAGTCCTCGTCGTGCTGTTCCCGTTCGTCGCGTTCCCCCAGGACATCGCGGTGCGCGGTGGCGTGCTGAACGTCTACGCGCACCTGCTGGGCTACTGTCTGGGGTTCATCGTGCCGTTCGCCGCGCTCCGGGTGGCGCCGTCGACGACCGGGGGCGCACGCCCGCGGCAGTAGTAGTCTGAACGGTGGACGCGGGCGTCGTACCACCAGTCTCGAACGCTGTTCGGAGTCACTCTTATACGTCACTCACGGAAACGTAGTGTATGGCCGCTGGCGATGCGTCGATTTCTCGCCGGGAGGTGCTCACCGGAACGACCGCCGTCCTCGGTGGTATCGCCGGCTGCACCACGACCCTGGGTACACGCGGGTCGACCCCGGTCTCGATGCTCGCCGCCGGAAGTCTGAACAACGCGCTGGAGAACGGCCTGAAGCCGCGCGTCGACGCGACGCTGCAGGTCGAAGCCCACGGCTCCGCCGAAGTCGCGCGCCTCGTCGCGGCGGGCCAGAAGGACCCCGACGTGGTCTCCGTTTCTGACCTCGCGTTGTTTGCCTCGCCACTGCAACCGCCGTGGTTCGCCGAGTTCGCGACGAACGCCATCGTCGTGGCGTACAACGCCGACACGGAGGGCGGTCAGCGAATCGCAGATGCCGGCAGAGACGGCTGGTACCGCCCACTACTCGGCGGTGAGGTCGCACTCGGGCGGACGGACCCCGACCTCGACCCGTTGGGCTACCGAACGCTGTTCGTCCTCGAACTCGCGTCCCGGTTCTACGACGCGGACGCCGACCTCCGGGACGCGATTCCCCGCCGGCGGCAGGTGTACCCGGAAACGCAACTCGTCAGCCAGTTCGAGACGGGCGCCATCGACGCGGCGATCACGTACCGGAACATGGCCGTCGAGCGGGGGTACGACTACGTCGAGTTGCCCGCCGAAATCGACCTCAGTGACCCCGCGTACGCCGACAACTACGCGACGGCCACCTACGAGTTGCCGAGTGGGATGGTCGTCGAGGGCGGCGTCGTGAACTACGCTTCGACCGTCCGCCACGAGTCACCGGCAGTGTTCGACGTGTTCGACGCCCACGTCACGGGCGACTACTTGACCGACTTCGGCTTCACCGTCCCGGACGACTATCCACGATTCACTGGCAATGTTCCCGACAGAGTCACGAACTGACGGCGCCACCGGGCGCTTCGACTGGTTGTCAGTCACGTTCCTGCTCGGTGCGGTGTTGCTCTGTTACTACCTCGTGCCGCTCCTCTCGCTCGTCGTCAGCCAACCGCCCGGCGTCGTCCTCCGCCGCGTCACTGCGCCGGACGTCGTCTCCGCCGCGACGACGTCGCTCACCGCGTCGCTCGCGAGTGCGGCGATAGCGACGGTGTTCGGCCTGCCGCTCGCGTACTGGCTGGCGCGGACTGACAGCGAGGCGAAGACGCTCGTGACCGCGCTGGTCGTGTTACCGCTCGTCCTCCCGCCCATCGTCAGCGGGATGGTGCTGCTCACCGTCGTCGGCCCGGAGACGCTCCTCGGGGAGTTCGCCGCGTCCAGCGGCCTGCCGCTGACGCGTTCGACTGCGGGCGTCGTACTCGCACAGACGTTCGTCTCGTCGCCGTTTCTGGTGGTCACCGCCAAAGCGGCCTTCGAGAGCGTCGACGGGAGCCTCGAGTACGCGTCGCGTTCCCTCGGCAAGAGCCGACTCGCGACGTTCCGCCGGGTGACACTCCCAATCGCATGGCCGGGTATTCTCGCCGGCATCACGCTGGCGTTCGCCCGCGCCATCGGCGAGTTCGGCGCGACGCTCATGCTCGCGTACTACCCGCGAACGATGCCGGTGCAGATCTGGGTCTCGTTCACCACACTCGGCCTGGAGAACGCGTTCCCCGTCGCGGTCATCCTCGTCGGCATCGCCGTCGCGACCCTGCTCGTTCTCAACGCCCTCGGCACGAACCCCCTGGAGTGACCATGCTCGAACTGACTGCCCTCTCCAAGACGTACGACGGATTCGACTTCGGCCCGCTAGACCTCTCGCTCGGCGACGAAGTGCTCTCCGTGCTCGGGCCGTCGGGGAGCGGCAAGACGACGCTGCTCTCGCTCGTCGCGGGACTCGTCACCCCCGACGCGGGCGACATCTCACTCGACGGCCGCCCGCTCGTCGGACGCCCCGTCGAGGCGCGACGAACGGGCCTCGTGTTCCAGGACGGCGCGCTCTTCCCGCACATGACCGCCCGCGAGAACGTCGCGTACGCAGCGACTGACCCGTCGTGCGTCGACGAACTCGCCGAGCGTCTCGAGATAACGGATGTCCTCGACCGCCGGCCGTCGACGCTCTCTGGGGGCGAACGACAGCGGGTGGCCCTCGCTCGCACGCTGGCAGCAGACCCCGCTGCACTGCTGCTCGACGAACCGCTATCCAGTCTCGACGCGCCGATTCGCCGGCGCCTGCGGGACGAACTCCACTCCCTGTTCGCGTCCCTCGACATCCCCGTCGTCTACGTCACGCACGACCAGCGGACCGCGACGGCGCTCGGCGACCGAATCGCCATCCTCCGGGACGGCGCCGTCGAGCAGGTCGGCACGCCCGACGACGTGCTCGACCGCCCGCAGACCCGGTTCGTCGCCCAGTTCACGGGGAACGAGAACATCTTCGAGGCGGACGTGGCCGACCACTCCGAATCAGGCACGACCCTCGAAATCGGCGGGGTCGTGCTCCAGACAGACGCGTCGAGCGTCGGCGCCTCCTCCGTCACGGCCTGCGTCCACCCGTCGCGTGTGCAGTTGCGAGCGCCGAGCGAGGACGGCCATTCGAACCGCGAGAACGCGCTCTCCGGGACCATCCGCCGGTGGCTCAACGAGGGTACCGAGTACCGGGTGGTCGTCGACGTCGACGACGCACCGCTCTCGCTCGTCGCCACCGTTCGACCTCGGACCTTCGACGCGCTACCTGCGGAGTCCGGCGCGCCCGTTAGAATCGTGATTCCGTCCGGCGCTGTCCACCTGATTCGATGACTGCGGGGCGGTTCCGTGGCGCCGACTCGTCGAGTGCGGCACTCGAATCGCTCAGTCGAGCACGCCGCGTTCGCGCAGTAGTTCGTCCAGTTCCGCCATCGACGAGACGGCGACGTCGCAGTGCTCGCGCACCGCCGGTTTCGGGTCGAACCCGACGCCGAGGGCCGCTGCCTCCAGCATCGGCACGTCGTTCGCGCCGTCGCCCACCGCCACCGCCTCGTCCACCGCAACGTCGAACGCCTCGCAGGCATCGGCGAGCGCGTCGTCCTTCGTGCCGTCGACGAGCGGCCCGCTGACGGCGCCCGCGAGCTCCCCGTCGGCCTCCGGGAGTCGGTTGCCGACGACGCGGTCCACGTCCACGCCCGAGGCCTCGAGCGCGGCCTCAACACCCGGTTCGAACCCGCCGGTGAACACGACCACGCGGACGCCCGCGCCGCGGAGGTCGGCGAGCAAGTCGCCCGCACCCTCGCGCAGTCGGACGTTCTCGTAGACGTCGCGCGCCTCGTCGCTGGACAACCCCTCGACCAGGTCGGCGCGCTCGCGCAGGCTCTCGGCGTACGACAACTCGCCGTTCATCGCGCGCTCGGTGATAGCCGCTACTTCGCTCCCGACGCCGTGCCGGGCGGCGAGACGGTCGAGCATCTCGGAGTCTGCGAGCGTACCGTCGAAGTCGAACGCGACGAGCCCCATCGCCGGGTGCTACGGAGCGAGCGCCTTAACGAATTGCGTCCGCAGCAAGTGTTCCGAGCGACGCGGCTCAGGGGTCCGCGAGGAACTCGCTCGTCCGCTGGCCGACGCCCCGCTCGAACGCCTCGACATCGACGGGCGGCCGTCCGTCGCAGAACGTCGGCGCGTGCTCGCGGTACACACCGTCGAGCACGCGCTCCCGCACGGCGTCGAACGAGACCGACTTCCCGTCCGCCTCGAGCGCCTGCTCGGCCCGCCGGTATCGCGACTCGGGCGCGTACTCGGCGACGGCGTCCTCGACGGAATCACCCTCGCCGGAGTTGCTCGCGGCGTCACCGGCCGCTGCGTCGAGCACGGCGTCGTTCTCGAGGACGGCCTGTTGGCCGGTCTTGTTCCGGAGGACGACGCCGGCGACCGGGCCGTCGCGCCACGCGGAGTCGGGGAACTCGTAGCCCGCGGGGTCGAAGTCGACCGCGCGAACCTCCTTCGCGACGGCGTTTACCGGTGTGAGTCCGAGGGATTCGGCGACCTGTTCGACGCGCGCGAGTGGAAGGAACTGGCCGACGCTCGCGTCCTCGCCGTCGTCGCCACCAGCGTCCGCGTCGTGGACGTCCGTGACGAGCACCGAGGGCAGGCGCTCCCAGCCGTAGTCGAGACGGTTCCGGTGGGTAGCGAGGCCGAGGAACGTCACGGCTTCCGTGTCACCGACGGCGTTCCGGAGTGCGCCGCGGTCGAGCGCGCGCTGGACGTGGTGGACGGCGTGGCGGTACGCCCGCGGCGCGTCGTCGCCCGCGAACTCACGCCTGTCGTCCCCGAATCGGAGACTAGCATCGGCACGCAGTCGGAACCTGAACGGGTGGCCGTCGACGAACTCCTGGAGCCAGAGATGGCCGCCGTCGAGCAGTTCGGGCGCGTCGTCGATGCGAGGGGGAACCGGAGCAGTCTGCATGCGGTCGCATCGACGTTCGAGCGCCCGGCACTTGAACGATGCCCGGGCGAACCGGGGGCCGTTGCCCACGCTACTCGTCGGGCGCGTACTGCGAGAGGACGCCCTCCCGGCTCCGGACGAGCGCACCCAGGTGGTCGGCGTCCCCGAGCACGCGGAGGTCACAGTCCGGGAGCGCGTCGGCGACGCGGCGCGCACCCGCCAGCGGGACATTCTCGTCGTCCCCGCCGTGCCACCACCGCACCCGGCAGTCGACCGACGCAAGCGAGACGTCCCAGTCGTCGCGAGCGTGCCGGAACTCTCGGACTGCGCCGGCTCGACTCCGGGCGAAGGCCTCGAGGAAGTCCTGTTTCACGACGTTTTCGACGTCCCCGGGGAGCGCGTCGCGCCCGTCCTCGGTGGTGTACTGCGCGAGGACGAACGACGGCGAGAGCCGGCGCGCCAGCCACGCCTGTCCGCGTAGCAGGCCGGCCAGCAGGCGCGGCGTACTGCCCGCCAGCCCGCCGAGCACGCGCTGCGGGGTCGGCGTCTCCTCGCGGAGCGGCGCCGGCACGCTGCCGGACACCACGTCGACACCGCGGACGCGGTCACCGGACTCCGCGGCCGCCGCGAGCGCGTGAGGTGCGCCGCCGGAGAACGCCACGACGCCCGCGCGCTCGACGCTCGCGTCCGCGAGCACTGCTGCGAGCACGTCGGCGGTGTCGGCCGGCTCGTACCCCGGCCGTGTAGGCGACCGGCCGTACCCTGGTCTGTCGAATGCGAGCACGCGAACCCGTTGCTCGCGGGCCGCGTCGTCGTACAGTTCGGCGAGGCGTCGCGACCCAGGGGTGCCGTGGAAGAACACCACCGGTTCGCCCGCCGGGTCGCCGAACGCCGCGTAGGCGACCGGCTCACCGTCGACTTCCACAGTCCGTATGCCCGCAGGCGTCTCGCTCGTTCCGGGCGGGGGTCCGTCGCTCGAATCGGCTGGCTGCGTGGCGCTCATACCTCCGCGTTACCGCCCCTACGGCGAGCCAGTTCCGCCGGACACATGCGGCCTTTTATGACATGGCGGCTGCTCAGCGTGGCTGTGAAACGCGCCACGCTCACCGCGTCGTACCCGCCCGACCTCACGCATCCGGTCCACCGCGAGGTGGTTGAACGGGACGCCGTCTCGCGCGCCGACGTCCTGACGTGGGGGCCGGTCGGGAGCGCCACCACGCTGACGTGGTTCGACGCGGACCGCGAGACGGTCGGCGCGCTCCTCGACGCCGTCCCGCCCGTCACCGGGGCCACGCTCGTCGCGGGCGACGACGGCACGTACGCGTTCACGCGGCAGTCCGAGTACGGGTTCGCGGCCGAACTCCTCGAGTTGGTCGCCAGCGCGGACGTCGCGTTCCTCCCGCCGCTCACGTTCCGCGGCAACCGCACCGCGCGCTTCGAGGCCGTCGGCCCGTCCGCGGCGCTCGGCGCGTTCTACGACGACCTCTCGGCCCGACTCGACGTCACGGTAGCGTCCGTCCGGGACGTCCGCCGCGACGGCACGCCCGCGGCGCTCACGGACCGCCAGCGCGCCGCGCTCGACGCCGCCGTCGACCTCGGCTACTACGAGGTGCCCCGGGCGGCGTCCGTCGAGGACGTCGCCGAGGCTCTCGGTTGCGCGTCGAGTACGGCGGGCGAACTCCTCCGGAGGGCCGAGGCCGCCGTGATCGGCGACGTTGCGGGGAGCGACACCGACCGTGACGCCGGCGCCGAGTAGCGAGGCAATCTCTGCCGGAACCGGGCGTGGCCGTGGTCAATTCCGGCGCCTCCCTCACGACGAAATGCGAGAACGTGCAACGACGGGCGGGAATCGAACTCCCGTCAATACGTGCACCTGCGCAAACGCTTATCCTCGCTCCCGCCGACCCACATTGCATGAAGGTACTCGTCACGGACCCAATCGCGGACGCCGGCCTCGAACGCCTCCGCGATACCGGGTTCGACGTACAGACGGCCTACGAGGCGGACGGCGACGACTTACTGGAGGCGGTCGCCGGCGCCGACGCGCTCGTCGTGCGGTCCGGGACCGAGGTCACTCGCGAAGTGTTCGAGGCCGCGCCCGACCTCGCCATCGTCGGCCGCGCCGGCATCGGCGTGGACAACATCGACATCGACGCCGCCACCGACCACGGCGTGATTGTCGCGAACGCCCCAGAGGGGAACGTTCGCGCCGCCGCCGAGCACACCGTCGCGCTGGCGTTCGCCGCGGCGCGCTCGGTCCCGCAAGCCCACGCCCGCCTCCGCGACGGCGAGTGGGCGAAAGGCGAGTTCCTCGGCGCGGAACTCGACGGCAAGACCCTCGGCGTCGTCGGCCTCGGGCGCGTCGGCCAGGAGGTCGCCAGACGACTCGGCGCGTTCGGCATGGACCTCGTCGCCTACGACCCCTACATCGGCGAGGAGCGAGCCGAACAACTCGGCGCGGAACTCGTCGAGTTCGACGAGTGCGTCGAGCGCGCGGACTTCCTCACCGTCCACGTCCCGCTCACGGACGAGACGGCGGGCCTGATCGGCGAGTCGGAACTCCGGGAGATGGCGGGCGGCTACGTCGTGAACGTCGCGCGGGGCGGCGTCGTCGACGAGGACGCGCTCGCCGAGGCCGCCGACGACGGCACGCTCGCCGGGGCCGCACTCGACGTGTTCGAGGAGGAACCGCTGCCCGCCGACTCGCCGCTGCTCGACGCCGAGAACGTCATCGTCACTCCGCACCTCGGGGCGTCCACGCGGGCCGCACAGGAGCACGTCGCCACCGCCACCGCCGACCAGGTCGTCGCCGCGCTCCACGAGGAACCCGTGGTGAACGCGCTGAACGCGCCGAGCGTCGAAGAGAGCGCGTTCGACCGCATCCGACCGTACGTTGACCTCGCCGAAACTGCGGGGAAGGTCGCCGCGCAACTGTTCGACGGCCGGGTCGAACGCATCGACGTCCGCTACGAGGGCGACGTCGCGGAGGAGAACGTCGAGTTGGTCACCGCGAGCGCCCAGCAAGGCGTCTTCGCCCCCCTGGAGTGGAACGTCAACGCGGTGAACGCGCCCCGGGTCGCCGAGGAGCGCGGCATCGAGGTGACCGAATCGAAGACCCGCCAGAGCGAGGACTTCCAGAGCCTCGTCTCCGTGACGGTCGGGGATAGTGAGAACGACCTCACCGTCTCGGGCACGCTGTACGCGGGCGACGACCCCCGTCTCGTGAAAATCGACGGCTACCGCGTGGACGCCATCCCGCACGGCCACATGCTCGCCGCGCGCAACCGCGACGAACCCGGCGTCATCGGGTTCGTCGGGACCGTTCTCGGCGACGCCGGCGTGAACATCGCGGGGATGTTCAACGCCCGAGAGACCATCGGTGGCGAGGCGCTCACCGTCTACAACCTCGACGAACCCGTCCCAGAGGACGCCCTCGAGGAACTGCTCGCGGACGACCGCATCACCGACGTCCGGAGCATCGAACTGAACGGCGAGTAGGCGAGCAGTTTTGTCGGCCCCGTCCGTTCGTCCGCCGTGCCAAGCGTCACCGACACGTTCATCGAGAACCGCGTGCGCGTCCAGCCAGACGACACCAACAACTACGCCTCGGCGCACGGGGGCAACGTCGTCAAGTGGATGGACGAGGTGGGCGCGATGTCCGCGATGCGGCTCGCGGGCGAGACCTGCGTGACCGCGCGCATCAACAGCCTCGACTTCGAGCAGCCGATTCCGCGCGGCGACATCTGCGTCATCGAGTCCTACGCGTACGCGACGGGAACCAGCAGCATCCGGGTGCGACTTCGCGCGTTCCGCGAGGACCCGCGGACGGGTGACGTCGAGCAGACGACGAGTTCCTACTTCGTCTTCGTCGCGGTTGACGAGGAGATGAAGCCGAAGCCGGTTCCCGACCTCGTCGTCGAGACGGAGCGCGACCGACGACTCGAGCAGTCGGCGCTCGCCGGCGAGCGTGAATCCTCCGACTAGTCGTCCCTCACCGAGCGAGCGCATCAATTCAGGGGCGTTTAGCCGCTTCCGTGCGCCTCAAATACGCCCCCACCCTCCCACTGGTAGTGACAGAGACGGCGACCGAGGAGCGACTGGTGACGGGGTACGCGGGCCGCCTGTTCGTCGGCGCGTCGGTCGGGTGGCTCGCCATCCAGGGCGGCCGGCTCGTGCTCTCGACGACGCTGACCGCCGTGAAGGCCGACCTCCACATCACGAACGCGCAGGCCGGCGTCGCGTTCACGACGCTCTGGGGGTTGTACGCGCTCCTCCAGTACCCGAGCGGCCGCCTCTCGGACGCGCTCTCCCGGAA encodes:
- a CDS encoding helix-turn-helix domain-containing protein, whose amino-acid sequence is MKRATLTASYPPDLTHPVHREVVERDAVSRADVLTWGPVGSATTLTWFDADRETVGALLDAVPPVTGATLVAGDDGTYAFTRQSEYGFAAELLELVASADVAFLPPLTFRGNRTARFEAVGPSAALGAFYDDLSARLDVTVASVRDVRRDGTPAALTDRQRAALDAAVDLGYYEVPRAASVEDVAEALGCASSTAGELLRRAEAAVIGDVAGSDTDRDAGAE
- a CDS encoding alpha/beta fold hydrolase — encoded protein: MSATQPADSSDGPPPGTSETPAGIRTVEVDGEPVAYAAFGDPAGEPVVFFHGTPGSRRLAELYDDAAREQRVRVLAFDRPGYGRSPTRPGYEPADTADVLAAVLADASVERAGVVAFSGGAPHALAAAAESGDRVRGVDVVSGSVPAPLREETPTPQRVLGGLAGSTPRLLAGLLRGQAWLARRLSPSFVLAQYTTEDGRDALPGDVENVVKQDFLEAFARSRAGAVREFRHARDDWDVSLASVDCRVRWWHGGDDENVPLAGARRVADALPDCDLRVLGDADHLGALVRSREGVLSQYAPDE
- the serB gene encoding phosphoserine phosphatase SerB, which produces MGLVAFDFDGTLADSEMLDRLAARHGVGSEVAAITERAMNGELSYAESLRERADLVEGLSSDEARDVYENVRLREGAGDLLADLRGAGVRVVVFTGGFEPGVEAALEASGVDVDRVVGNRLPEADGELAGAVSGPLVDGTKDDALADACEAFDVAVDEAVAVGDGANDVPMLEAAALGVGFDPKPAVREHCDVAVSSMAELDELLRERGVLD
- a CDS encoding ABC transporter permease translates to MFPTESRTDGATGRFDWLSVTFLLGAVLLCYYLVPLLSLVVSQPPGVVLRRVTAPDVVSAATTSLTASLASAAIATVFGLPLAYWLARTDSEAKTLVTALVVLPLVLPPIVSGMVLLTVVGPETLLGEFAASSGLPLTRSTAGVVLAQTFVSSPFLVVTAKAAFESVDGSLEYASRSLGKSRLATFRRVTLPIAWPGILAGITLAFARAIGEFGATLMLAYYPRTMPVQIWVSFTTLGLENAFPVAVILVGIAVATLLVLNALGTNPLE
- a CDS encoding acyl-CoA thioesterase produces the protein MPSVTDTFIENRVRVQPDDTNNYASAHGGNVVKWMDEVGAMSAMRLAGETCVTARINSLDFEQPIPRGDICVIESYAYATGTSSIRVRLRAFREDPRTGDVEQTTSSYFVFVAVDEEMKPKPVPDLVVETERDRRLEQSALAGERESSD
- a CDS encoding extracellular solute-binding protein; amino-acid sequence: MAAGDASISRREVLTGTTAVLGGIAGCTTTLGTRGSTPVSMLAAGSLNNALENGLKPRVDATLQVEAHGSAEVARLVAAGQKDPDVVSVSDLALFASPLQPPWFAEFATNAIVVAYNADTEGGQRIADAGRDGWYRPLLGGEVALGRTDPDLDPLGYRTLFVLELASRFYDADADLRDAIPRRRQVYPETQLVSQFETGAIDAAITYRNMAVERGYDYVELPAEIDLSDPAYADNYATATYELPSGMVVEGGVVNYASTVRHESPAVFDVFDAHVTGDYLTDFGFTVPDDYPRFTGNVPDRVTN
- the serA gene encoding phosphoglycerate dehydrogenase → MKVLVTDPIADAGLERLRDTGFDVQTAYEADGDDLLEAVAGADALVVRSGTEVTREVFEAAPDLAIVGRAGIGVDNIDIDAATDHGVIVANAPEGNVRAAAEHTVALAFAAARSVPQAHARLRDGEWAKGEFLGAELDGKTLGVVGLGRVGQEVARRLGAFGMDLVAYDPYIGEERAEQLGAELVEFDECVERADFLTVHVPLTDETAGLIGESELREMAGGYVVNVARGGVVDEDALAEAADDGTLAGAALDVFEEEPLPADSPLLDAENVIVTPHLGASTRAAQEHVATATADQVVAALHEEPVVNALNAPSVEESAFDRIRPYVDLAETAGKVAAQLFDGRVERIDVRYEGDVAEENVELVTASAQQGVFAPLEWNVNAVNAPRVAEERGIEVTESKTRQSEDFQSLVSVTVGDSENDLTVSGTLYAGDDPRLVKIDGYRVDAIPHGHMLAARNRDEPGVIGFVGTVLGDAGVNIAGMFNARETIGGEALTVYNLDEPVPEDALEELLADDRITDVRSIELNGE
- a CDS encoding PKD domain-containing protein is translated as MSRRVAIVVVIGLVLAPLAATGAAATPPSPPAAYYGDVTVNGESAPAGVTVEAVVDGEVRASLTTSEGGALGGAGAFDEKLVVEGTAGENVTFRVGDHAVKTVAWESGAHEQVSLSVTDGAAPTPAVSAPDSVPAGTTVRFDATGSTDDVGVVDYEWTLPDGTTVAGTTADVTFEQAGEYTVSIAVTDAAGNTETTAASITVTDAGNGGSNAGDSDPGGSDDSSPADDTSEHAPDVVVGENAVNVAFTELPADTPATAVFANTAATSANGVSLNELTLSTTRETNVTLDVSASESVPAGTPAVGSGSLLYLNVSESVSEDALGEVTFGFTVSEKRLAAANADPSEVSLWRYHDGEWAQLDTQVAGQTGDAYRFNATSPGLSVFAVRAASADVSVESADLGDSSVTVGDSVAVSATLVNDGAANGSATVPFVVDGETITERTVMVPANGERTVSVTYTPGSEGTYDVRVGNVSAGTLDVTAAGTTDAPDDQSTTAAPDNQDQPDGPPTGPTREPSGFSATSVAAVGLIVAAVLGLFLLARRRA
- a CDS encoding ABC transporter ATP-binding protein translates to MLELTALSKTYDGFDFGPLDLSLGDEVLSVLGPSGSGKTTLLSLVAGLVTPDAGDISLDGRPLVGRPVEARRTGLVFQDGALFPHMTARENVAYAATDPSCVDELAERLEITDVLDRRPSTLSGGERQRVALARTLAADPAALLLDEPLSSLDAPIRRRLRDELHSLFASLDIPVVYVTHDQRTATALGDRIAILRDGAVEQVGTPDDVLDRPQTRFVAQFTGNENIFEADVADHSESGTTLEIGGVVLQTDASSVGASSVTACVHPSRVQLRAPSEDGHSNRENALSGTIRRWLNEGTEYRVVVDVDDAPLSLVATVRPRTFDALPAESGAPVRIVIPSGAVHLIR